One Candidatus Hydrogenedentota bacterium genomic window, AAGTTGCATGCCTCTGCGCCGTCGGACAAGGCAAGGGAATCCACGCCGATAATACCGCAGGTCACGCCGGCATTGCTCAACAATTTTAAACGCGCTCGAATCACTTCGCGCATGGCGGCAACGATCAAGATCTTGGTGACCTCACGATTATCTTCTTGATACTTTTCAAGAACAGACCAATCCATAAACACATCGTTGAGATCATAAGGAATGTTGTTGGCCGCCTCCGTGGCAATGGTACTCTCCAATTGATCACGAGGAATATCAATAAGGCGCGGATAGCGAACAACGACGGTCTGACCGGGTAAAGAAGCCACAACCAAAGCATTTTTAGTTTGGATTTTTGAGGTGGCGTCCAAAATGGCAAGTGTTTGCGCTAATACAGGGTCGTTCTCGTATTGATTGCGATCAACGCGAGAAAACCCCGCCTGTTCTATGTTCAGGCGTCCTCTAGACCGCGACATAAGCACCACTTTAACAGCATGGGTACCGATGTCAAGTCCAATGGCCTTTTTTGGTTTACGAAAACCCAAGTGCCGATCCCTCCTGTCCATAGCGGTCCTCACAGGAAGACCGATTCAAAAATTGACGCTGATTAACTATTACGTTTACCTTCAATTTTCCTTGTTTTAGCAACCCTTCAAAAAATCGAGGTCGCTGATCTTTTACCTATAATATCAAATATAACCCACTTTGTCAAGACTTTACTCTAGCAAATTTAGGGCAGAGAAACAAACGAATAAAGAGATGTGGAGAAACGAAAAGTCGAGCTCAGTATCTCAAGCCGAGGGCAGACAATTATTTCAGTCAATTATAGCGGTATAAAATCGAGTTGCGGCTCTGTTATACACCTTTCTTCTTCACTGATTTTCAGAGGTACTAAAACGTTTTTTCGTGCTTTGATTCCTGCGCAAGCCCGAGGGTGCCTCTCTGCATGGCCAAGTAAACTCTTGACAAAAAGGAGAACTTGATTTTTTTGTTGTGCGCTTTTGGGGGACACAAAATTTTTTGTTGGGTTCCTATTTCTGTCGTGGCGACAACTCGACCTATCTTTTTTTGATGAACACCGTCGATCTATTCTCTCTCGATCTTTCCGTAATCGAAGCAGCTTCTCCACCTTATTTCTGATAGTCTTGGCGCCGTGGAAAATTTTTAAAGCTTTATTGTTGTTTATTTTGACAAGATTCTCGTTATATATAAAAGAACGTAAAGGATGTTGAAATATTCTTTCCTCCTATTTTTGGAGATGGGCGATATTTTGACTGAATATTTCTATACGTGATATGCTTTTGTTGGTACGATTATTGGATTGATAGAGGAGAAATCATTTATGAATTTAACAATCACGGGTCGTCACATGGAGATGACGGAGGCGCTGAGGATGTATATTGAGAGTCAAGTGAAAAAACTCAAAATTCACTTTGACAAGGCTATTGATATCGATGTAATTCTCGATGTGGAGAAACATCGGCATATAGCAGAGGTTAGTCTTCACGCCAATGGTGTGCGCATCCACAGCAAAGAAGTGTCTTCCGATATGTACGCTTCTTTGGACACGGTCATGTCAAAGCTGGAAAAACAGGTCCGCAAATACAAAGATCGGATTAACCGTCACCAACAGCGGCCCGATCGTTTCGGGCTTAGCTATAGTCACGCCATACTCGGTATGAATTCAGAAGCGGAGCAAGAAGATAATACCCAGGATAGCGAGTCTACACACCATATTGTGCAGCGCGAAAAACTGAGTATGAAGCCCATGACCGTTGATGAAGCCATGATGCAGCTTGATCTTGTGGATGAGCCCTTCTTGGTTTTTTCGAACGCCGACACCTCGCAAGTGAATGTTTTATATACCCGCGAAAATAATACTTACGGCCTAATTGAACCGGCCTATTAATTAAATTCCGAATCTCCGCGGATACGGCCGCAAATTGGAATTGCATGAAAGAGGCAGATGGATTTTAACGCGCTGCTTATCAAACGGAAAAATAATATCCCCGTATCCAGACTACTCGATTATGTTACTGTAGAATTGGATTTTGAACTGCTGGCAGGATTCCAAGGAACCGGGCGTCCCGTATGCAC contains:
- the raiA gene encoding ribosome-associated translation inhibitor RaiA encodes the protein MNLTITGRHMEMTEALRMYIESQVKKLKIHFDKAIDIDVILDVEKHRHIAEVSLHANGVRIHSKEVSSDMYASLDTVMSKLEKQVRKYKDRINRHQQRPDRFGLSYSHAILGMNSEAEQEDNTQDSESTHHIVQREKLSMKPMTVDEAMMQLDLVDEPFLVFSNADTSQVNVLYTRENNTYGLIEPAY